In Balaenoptera ricei isolate mBalRic1 chromosome 7, mBalRic1.hap2, whole genome shotgun sequence, a single window of DNA contains:
- the SPOPL gene encoding speckle-type POZ protein-like isoform X3: MESQRAYRFVQGKDWGFKKFIRRDFLLDEANGLLPDDKLTLFCEHLQHCLQKRRKHCTGLPKELPPPLPCKWCCRQVSVVQDSVNISGHTNTNTLKVPECRLADDLGNLWENTRFTDCSFFVRGQEFKAHKSVLAARSPVFNAMFEHEMEESKKNRVEINDVDPEVFKEMMRFIYTGKAPNLDKMADNLLAAADKYALERLKVMCEEALCSNLSVENVADTLVLADLHSAEQLKAQAIDFINRCSVLRQLGCKDGKNWNSNQAADIMETSGWKSMIQSHPHLVAEAFRALASAQCPQFGIPRKRLKQS, from the exons AAAGCCAAAGAGCATATCGATTTGTACAAGGGAAAGattggggttttaaaaaattcattcgaAGGGATTTTTTGCTTGATGAAGCTAATGGTCTTTTACCAGATGACAAGCTTACATTATTTTGTGAG CATCTCCAGCACTGCTTGCAGAAGAGGAGGAAGCATTGCACTGGCCTACCTAAAGAactgcctcctcccctcccctgcaagTGGTGCTGTAGACAG GTGAGTGTGGTCCAAGATTCAGTAAATATATCAGGACATACTAATACAAATACTTTAAAGGTGCCTGAATGTCGACTAGCAGATGATTTAGGTAATCTCTGGGAAAACACAAGATTTACAGATTGCAGTTTTTTCGTGAGAGGACAAGAATTTAAAGCTCATAAATCTGTACTTGCAG CTCGATCCCCAGTTTTTAATGCAATGTTTGAACATGAAATGGAAGAAAGCAAAAAG AATCgagtggaaataaatgatgtAGACCCTgaggtttttaaagaaatgatgagATTCATTTACACAGGGAAGGCGCCAAATCTTGACAAAATGGCTGACAACTTGTTGGCAGCTGCAGACAAA TATGCACTGGAACGGCTGAAGGTCATGTGTGAAGAAGCTTTGTGTAGTAACCTCTCAGTAGAAAATGTTGCTGATACCCTTGTCCTTGCAGATTTGCACAGTGCAGAACAGTTGAAAGCACAAGCCATAGACTTTATTAATAG GTGCAGTGTACTTCGACAGCTTGGGTGTAAAGATGGGAAAAACTGGAACAGCAA ccaAGCAGCAGACATAATGGAAACATCTGGGTGGAAGTCCATGATTCAGTCTCACCCACATTTGGTAGCAGAAGCCTTCCGAGCACTAGCATCTGCACAGTGTCCGCAGTTCGGTATTCCACGAAAACGGCTAAAACAGTCTTGA